A region of Haliotis asinina isolate JCU_RB_2024 chromosome 9, JCU_Hal_asi_v2, whole genome shotgun sequence DNA encodes the following proteins:
- the LOC137297299 gene encoding uncharacterized protein: MPSKYKLTYFDFKARAELTRLMFALGGQEFEDYRFAREDWPKEKPKTPFGWVPVLTVDGKSYCDSMAVAKYIAREFGNGGKNSLQMLEIDQVTGIIVDTLDALGKLLFAPEDQKEELKKKTYGETLPKYLQALEKILTNNGTGFFVGNSITVADVAVFDAAEKIDESLLSKYPKVKANISKVASNDRIKAYIAKRKNTPFLIPCSENDSCVNRTMPTYKLRYFNAKGLGEVSRLLFAIAGQEYEDVRYTPETWPTEKPNTPLGQVPVLEIDGKPYSQSTAIARYLARTFGYYGKGDLQALEVDQVLGIVQDVITTMIKAYYEKDESRKAQFTKENKEEKFPMYMGMFEKLLKNNNANGYFVGDSITLADLYVFDLYEKVKSDVNLDDYPLVKKCIDHVGSNEKIKAWVEKRPVTEH, from the exons ATGCCGTCTAAGTACAAGCTGACCTATTTTGATTTCAAGGCGAGGGCGGAACTCACCAGGTTAATGTTTGCACTTGGTGGTCAGGAATTCGAAGATTACAGATTCGCACGAGAAGACTGGCCAAAGGAAAAGCCAA AAACCCCGTTTGGTTGGGTGCCTGTCTTGACTGTCGATGGGAAATCCTACTGTGATAGCATGGCAGTTGCCAAGTACATTGCCAGGGAATTTG GTAATGGTGGCAAGAATAGTCTCCAGATGCTGGAGATTGACCAGGTGACCGGAATTATCGTGGACACACTAGATGCACTTGGCAAACTCCTTTTCGCACCTGAAGACCAAAAG GAAGAGCTGAAGAAGAAAACGTATGGCGAGACACTACCAAAGTATCTTCAGGCTCTGGAGAAGATTCTCACTAACAACGGCACAGGGTTTTTCGTGGGCAATTCG ATCACGGTAGCCGATGTTGCAGTGTTCGATGCCGCTGAAAAAATCGATGAAAGCCTACTATCCAAATATCCTAAAGTCAAGGCTAACATCAGCAAAGTGGCATCAAATGACAGAATTAAGGCATATATTGCGAAGAGGAAAAATACGCCATTTT TAATCCCTTGCAGTGAGAACGACTCGTGTGTAAACAGAACGATGCCTACGTACAAACTCAGGTACTTCAACGCGAAAGGACTGGGCGAGGTATCACGTCTTTTGTTTGCAATCGCTGGACAAGAATACGAGGACGTGAGATACACCCCCGAAACATGGCCGACAGAAAAACCTA ATACCCCGCTGGGTCAGGTGCCAGTTCTGGAAATTGACGGGAAGCCCTACTCCCAGAGCACGGCCATTGCAAGATACCTTGCCAGGACATTTG GGTACTATGGAAAGGGGGACCTGCAAGCCTTGGAGGTGGACCAGGTACTGGGGATCGTGCAGGATGTTATCACCACCATGATCAAGGCTTACTATGAGAAGGATGAATCTAGGAAA GCACAGTTTACCAAAGAAAACAAGGAAGAGAAATTCCCTATGTACATGGGAATGTTTGAGAAACTTTTGAAGAATAACAATGCGAACGGCTACTTCGTTGGAGATTCG ATCACTCTCGCCGACCTATATGTCTTTGACCTATATGAGAAAGTCAAGTCAGATGTGAACCTCGATGATTACCCCCTTGTCAAGAAATGCATTGACCACGTTGGCAGCAACGAGAAAATCAAGGCCTGGGTGGAGAAACGTCCAGTTACAGAACATTAA
- the LOC137296922 gene encoding 3-beta-hydroxysteroid-Delta(8),Delta(7)-isomerase-like — translation MAGEHPYFPKDLKLPHYRPNDKGVVEILSVFFGVIGVFVVSIWVYSGTTKNPRFTFIQRVVLCWFMICGLIHTFLEGYFGVFHDVLAGDMSFLGQVWKEYSMGDSRYMSSDAFVVSMERITAFIDGPLSFLTLVLYFRNSPYRYVFQLIVSLCQLYGDTLYFMTEIFEDFSHGYMYHPQYFWFYFVTMNMFWIVIPSCLIMQSCYKLAKSQAQVDKMKASEYKAAIAKHDKKKKR, via the exons ATGGCAGGTGAACACCCATATTTCCCGAAAGACTTGAAATTACCCCACTATCGCCCAAACGACAAGGGGGTTGTTGAAATCCTGTCAGTATTCTTCGGTGTCATCGGAGTGTTCGTAGTGTCGATATGGGTTTATTCAGGAACGACGAAAAACCCGAGATTTACATTCATACAGCGTGTAGTATTATGTTGGTTTATGATTTGCGGTCTCATCCACACTTTTCTGGAAGGATACTTCGGTGTGTTTCATGACGTTCTTGCTGGCGATATGTCTTTCCTTGGCCAAGTCT ggAAAGAATACAGTATGGGTGACAGTCGCTATATGAG TTCTGATGCATTTGTGGTAAGCATGGAAAGAATCACCGCCTTCATTGACGGACCTTTGAGTTTCTTGACACTGGTGCTCTACTTCCGGAACAGCCCCTATCGCTATGTCTTCCAGCTCATAGTCTCCCTGTGCCAGCTGTACGGAGACACTCTCTACTTCATGACAGAAATATTCGAAGACTTCTCCCACGGTTATATGTACCATCCACAGTATTTCTGGttttattttgtgacaatgAATATGTTCTGGATTGTTATACCATCATGTCTTATTATGCAGTCCTGCTACAAACTTGCCAAGTCTCAAGCTCAGGTTGACAAAATGAAAGCCAGTGAATACAAGGCTGCTATTGCCAAACATGATAAGAAGAAGAAGCGTTAA